In the genome of Granulibacter bethesdensis CGDNIH1, one region contains:
- a CDS encoding CRISPR-associated helicase/endonuclease Cas3, translated as MQWKNWPGKSSVTPDGPEHPAAFHMLDVAAVAERLIEPFGVARPLRDALVVMTALHDIGKISESFRAMLREGVAQPGFRHWELSEVLFYVEDARIAARLGGTPLVRKMLYAAIAGHHGRPSEHMLGALPPEARLPRELVRALKCVGEGREPAARLMDVFFDLWPEASLEGLTLAEATTLSWWLAGFCAAADWVGSNLGWFPPKTEADSLAAYLQQTRAIAARAVVEAGIAGTMVRQGKLFDFVLRPMQVACSTIALPDGPTLAIVEDGTGTGKTEAALILVHRFCQAGKGRGLFDALPTMATTDAMFDRASRIVGRMFDNPSVTLAHGRAGLSVPFRELVQRSRTGGPGEITSSDWLAEGNRRALLADVGIGTIDQALLSVLPVRFQTLRIYGLSSKILLVDEVHEMGEAYIAEELTALLKMHRAAGGSAILLTATLPMSLRSKLLATYDGASDNPAYPALTIAGGEAITQFPAEDYPVKGPVKVERLDTAADAVTLLTGMAAQGAACVWVRNAVDDAIEAVEALRAAGVEARLIHARFALCDRKRIEAEILATVGKNGKGRAGFVLVGTQVLESSLDLDFDVMVSDIAPIAALIQRAGRLWRHMDIRPVSVRPVAGPVLYVLSPDPSLVEDERWLHGTLGKGAWVYALADVWRSARVLFTQGQIGTPDRQRALIEAVYGTDTEPVPEALLKAEQDKYGKDSADRGLAWHNIVKFTDGYRKAGRGDDDVNYPTRLGEEVRVLRLARRTRTGLVPWAEGEGEDAWALSDVSAHRKKLDALPLPDQSSPEIMKITKDWPEWKRAQIRLCPVDEDGSICEGLNYDEECGLVFVSV; from the coding sequence ATGCAGTGGAAAAACTGGCCGGGTAAAAGCTCGGTCACTCCGGATGGTCCTGAACATCCGGCAGCCTTTCATATGCTTGATGTTGCTGCGGTGGCGGAAAGGCTGATTGAGCCATTCGGCGTGGCACGTCCCCTTCGCGATGCGCTGGTTGTAATGACGGCGCTCCATGATATCGGCAAGATCAGTGAGAGCTTCCGCGCCATGCTCCGCGAAGGTGTGGCGCAACCGGGGTTCCGTCACTGGGAACTCAGCGAAGTCCTGTTCTATGTTGAAGATGCGCGGATAGCAGCCCGTCTTGGCGGAACACCGCTGGTGCGGAAAATGCTCTACGCAGCCATAGCCGGACATCATGGACGCCCGTCGGAGCATATGCTCGGTGCTCTTCCACCAGAAGCGCGTTTGCCACGAGAACTCGTCAGGGCATTGAAATGCGTTGGGGAAGGTCGTGAACCGGCTGCGAGGCTGATGGACGTATTCTTTGATCTGTGGCCGGAAGCCTCGCTCGAAGGGCTGACACTGGCCGAGGCTACAACGCTCTCCTGGTGGCTGGCAGGCTTCTGCGCGGCAGCCGACTGGGTCGGGTCCAATTTGGGATGGTTCCCGCCAAAGACGGAGGCGGACAGCCTCGCCGCTTATCTGCAACAGACCCGTGCCATTGCAGCCCGCGCCGTCGTCGAGGCGGGAATCGCTGGCACCATGGTGCGGCAAGGAAAACTGTTCGATTTCGTGCTGCGCCCCATGCAGGTGGCTTGCTCAACCATCGCTCTGCCAGATGGGCCGACACTGGCGATTGTGGAGGATGGAACCGGGACGGGCAAGACGGAAGCGGCGCTTATCCTTGTGCATCGTTTCTGCCAGGCAGGGAAGGGACGCGGTTTGTTTGATGCTCTGCCAACAATGGCGACGACCGATGCAATGTTTGACCGCGCTTCGCGCATTGTCGGACGCATGTTCGACAATCCTTCTGTAACATTGGCGCATGGACGTGCCGGGCTATCGGTGCCATTTCGCGAGCTCGTGCAGAGAAGCAGAACCGGCGGACCGGGAGAGATTACCTCCTCGGATTGGCTGGCGGAGGGCAACCGACGCGCATTGCTGGCCGATGTCGGAATAGGAACGATCGATCAGGCATTGCTGTCCGTGCTGCCGGTTCGGTTTCAGACATTACGCATTTATGGCCTGTCATCGAAGATTCTCCTTGTCGATGAAGTCCATGAAATGGGAGAGGCATATATCGCAGAAGAACTCACGGCCCTTTTGAAAATGCACAGGGCTGCGGGTGGGTCCGCAATTCTTCTGACGGCGACGTTGCCTATGAGCCTCCGCAGCAAGTTGCTGGCGACCTATGATGGGGCGTCCGACAATCCCGCCTATCCGGCCCTGACTATTGCGGGAGGGGAGGCCATCACGCAGTTCCCGGCAGAAGACTATCCGGTGAAAGGGCCGGTGAAGGTTGAAAGACTCGATACGGCAGCTGATGCGGTTACGCTTCTGACGGGGATGGCTGCGCAGGGTGCGGCCTGCGTGTGGGTGCGTAATGCGGTGGATGACGCAATCGAGGCTGTCGAGGCTCTTCGTGCCGCAGGTGTGGAGGCCCGGCTTATTCACGCTCGCTTCGCCTTGTGTGATCGCAAACGGATCGAGGCAGAGATTCTGGCAACGGTCGGGAAAAACGGGAAGGGCAGGGCAGGCTTCGTCCTTGTGGGAACACAGGTTCTGGAGTCTTCACTCGATCTGGATTTTGACGTGATGGTGTCCGACATCGCGCCCATCGCGGCGCTGATCCAGCGGGCAGGGCGTCTGTGGCGACATATGGATATCCGGCCGGTCTCGGTTCGTCCGGTTGCGGGGCCGGTGCTGTATGTTCTCTCACCGGACCCCTCGCTGGTTGAGGATGAACGATGGCTGCACGGTACGCTGGGAAAAGGCGCGTGGGTGTACGCGCTTGCCGATGTCTGGCGGAGCGCACGCGTCTTGTTCACACAAGGACAGATCGGGACGCCAGACCGTCAGCGCGCGCTGATTGAAGCAGTCTATGGAACGGATACAGAGCCGGTACCGGAGGCTCTTCTAAAGGCGGAACAGGATAAATACGGCAAAGACAGCGCCGACAGGGGGCTGGCCTGGCATAATATCGTGAAGTTCACGGATGGCTATCGCAAGGCAGGCCGTGGCGATGACGATGTAAACTATCCCACCCGACTGGGAGAAGAGGTGCGTGTCCTGCGCCTGGCCCGTCGGACGAGGACTGGTCTGGTCCCGTGGGCGGAAGGAGAAGGCGAGGATGCCTGGGCGCTTTCCGACGTCTCTGCCCACCGTAAGAAGCTGGATGCCTTGCCACTCCCCGATCAATCGTCGCCGGAGATCATGAAGATCACCAAAGACTGGCCAGAGTGGAAGCGCGCGCAAATCAGGCTGTGCCCTGTTGATGAAGATGGCAGCATCTGTGAAGGCTTGAATTATGACGAGGAGTGCGGTCTTGTGTTTGTTTCTGTATAA
- a CDS encoding cytidine deaminase, whose translation MRRRKRLSNRQEKTRLASRLRLDAAACPLDRADVELVEVARAVMRQHYRPLWHTVAAALRDANGRIWTGLHLGATVGRLQICAEAIALGRAKLEGAADIETVVAVRHPKQDEPDQDIAVVSPCGACREMFADFAPSTMVIVTGEQGLIKVPLALLLPLPYRR comes from the coding sequence CTGAGGAGGCGGAAACGGCTGAGTAACAGACAGGAAAAAACGCGGCTGGCATCGAGGTTACGACTTGATGCCGCAGCGTGCCCGCTGGACCGGGCTGACGTTGAACTGGTTGAGGTGGCGAGGGCGGTCATGCGGCAGCATTATCGCCCATTATGGCATACGGTGGCAGCTGCTTTGCGGGATGCCAATGGCCGTATATGGACCGGCCTTCATCTTGGCGCGACGGTGGGGCGTTTGCAGATTTGCGCAGAAGCGATTGCACTGGGCCGGGCCAAGCTGGAAGGGGCGGCTGACATCGAAACGGTGGTTGCCGTCCGTCATCCCAAACAGGATGAACCCGATCAGGATATTGCCGTTGTCTCCCCTTGCGGTGCATGCCGGGAGATGTTTGCGGATTTTGCCCCTTCCACCATGGTCATTGTTACGGGGGAGCAGGGGTTGATCAAGGTGCCGCTTGCTTTGCTTCTCCCCCTTCCTTACCGGCGCTGA
- the recA gene encoding recombinase RecA — translation MEKNKALDAALAQIERSFGKGSIMRMGARNVAEQIEVIPSGSLGLDLALGIGGMPRGRIVEIYGPESSGKTTLALHTVAEAQKRGGTCAFVDAEHALDPIYARKLGVDVDNLLISQPDAGEQALEIADTLVRSGAIDVLVVDSVAALVPRAELEGEMGDSHVGLHARLMSQALRKLTGSVNRSNTTLIFLNQIRMKIGVMFGSPETTTGGNALKFYASVRFDIRRIGQLKDKEEVIGNQTRVKVVKNKLAPPFRQVEFDIIYGEGISKVGELIDLGVKANVVEKSGAWYSYDSQRIGQGRENAKQFLRDHPEIANAIENRIREQSGTVQNAMITTPDAEEAETAE, via the coding sequence ATGGAAAAGAATAAAGCGCTTGATGCCGCATTGGCACAGATCGAACGGTCTTTCGGAAAAGGCTCGATCATGCGCATGGGCGCGCGCAATGTCGCCGAGCAGATTGAGGTGATTCCCAGTGGTTCGCTCGGGCTTGATCTCGCGCTTGGAATCGGGGGCATGCCACGCGGACGGATCGTGGAGATTTATGGCCCTGAAAGCTCAGGAAAGACTACGCTCGCCCTGCATACAGTGGCGGAGGCGCAGAAGCGTGGCGGTACATGTGCTTTTGTCGATGCGGAACATGCGCTCGACCCTATTTATGCCCGCAAGCTTGGTGTTGACGTTGATAATCTGCTGATCAGCCAGCCGGATGCCGGCGAACAGGCACTGGAAATTGCAGATACGCTGGTGCGCTCTGGTGCGATCGACGTGCTGGTGGTGGATAGTGTTGCGGCTCTGGTGCCGCGGGCCGAGCTTGAAGGTGAAATGGGTGACAGTCATGTCGGTCTGCATGCCCGTCTGATGAGTCAGGCTTTGCGCAAGCTGACTGGCTCCGTGAATCGCAGCAATACAACACTGATTTTCCTCAATCAGATCCGGATGAAAATCGGTGTGATGTTCGGCAGCCCGGAAACGACGACGGGTGGTAACGCGCTGAAATTCTATGCGTCGGTGCGGTTCGACATTCGTCGTATCGGGCAGCTGAAGGACAAGGAAGAAGTCATCGGCAACCAGACCCGTGTGAAAGTGGTGAAAAACAAACTGGCACCGCCTTTCCGACAGGTGGAGTTCGATATCATCTATGGTGAAGGCATCAGCAAGGTCGGCGAGTTGATAGATCTTGGCGTCAAGGCCAATGTGGTAGAGAAATCCGGTGCATGGTACAGCTATGACAGCCAGCGCATCGGGCAAGGGCGGGAAAACGCGAAGCAGTTTTTGCGTGACCATCCGGAGATCGCCAATGCGATCGAGAACCGGATCAGGGAGCAGTCTGGCACCGTGCAGAACGCCATGATCACCACACCGGACGCTGAGGAGGCGGAAACGGCTGAGTAA
- the speD gene encoding adenosylmethionine decarboxylase, protein MNALNPLGMVSENPSENQNVTEAAAQANTQVSAAETEERKDYFVERDGMKFAGTHLLVDLWGATNLDDPGMIDVTLREAAVTAGATILHSHFHHFTPNGGVSGVVVLAESHISIHTWPERNFAAVDIFMCGACDPHKSIPVLRATFQPERIDLDEQRRGRVV, encoded by the coding sequence ATGAACGCACTCAACCCGCTGGGGATGGTCTCGGAAAATCCGAGCGAAAACCAGAACGTGACTGAAGCCGCCGCCCAGGCCAATACGCAGGTTTCTGCGGCCGAAACGGAAGAGCGCAAAGATTATTTCGTGGAGCGGGACGGCATGAAGTTTGCCGGCACGCATCTTCTGGTCGATCTTTGGGGCGCGACCAATCTCGACGATCCCGGCATGATCGATGTAACCCTGCGTGAAGCTGCGGTAACAGCCGGTGCAACCATTCTGCACAGCCATTTCCATCATTTCACACCGAATGGTGGCGTTTCTGGCGTGGTGGTGCTGGCGGAAAGCCACATCTCCATCCACACTTGGCCGGAGCGTAACTTCGCAGCTGTCGACATCTTCATGTGTGGCGCCTGTGACCCGCATAAATCCATTCCTGTCCTGCGCGCCACATTCCAGCCGGAGCGCATAGATCTGGATGAGCAGCGTCGCGGACGCGTCGTCTGA
- the speE gene encoding polyamine aminopropyltransferase, translating to MSDQTTSSTGTWIAETLYSDWGQQFRVGKELARVKSDFQDIVVFESNSHGRVLLLDGVVQITEADEFVYQEMLTHVPLIAHGAAKNVLIIGAGDGGVLRRVLEHKTVERAVMVEIDGEVIRLSREFMPGISGNAWNDPRAEVIVGDGIDYVKKAADGSFDVIIVDSTDPIGVGEVLFTDDFYQNAARILTARGLIVNQCGVPFMQADELRETSLRRRNFFPRVGAYVAAVPTYVGGFMTLGFATKDADFTQADLETVRARAQAAGIANTRYWTPEVHVGSFYLPPYIAEQLPA from the coding sequence ATGTCTGATCAAACCACCTCCTCTACTGGCACCTGGATCGCTGAAACGCTGTATTCTGACTGGGGGCAGCAATTCCGCGTCGGCAAGGAGCTGGCCCGCGTTAAATCAGACTTTCAGGACATTGTGGTGTTCGAGAGCAATTCTCATGGTCGCGTCCTGCTGCTGGACGGTGTGGTGCAAATCACTGAAGCCGATGAATTCGTCTATCAGGAAATGCTGACCCATGTGCCGCTGATCGCCCATGGCGCGGCCAAAAACGTGCTGATCATCGGCGCTGGTGACGGCGGTGTGCTGCGCCGTGTGCTGGAACACAAAACCGTCGAACGCGCCGTCATGGTCGAAATTGACGGCGAAGTCATCCGTCTCAGCCGCGAGTTCATGCCGGGCATCAGTGGCAATGCCTGGAACGATCCACGGGCCGAGGTCATCGTTGGTGACGGCATCGATTATGTAAAAAAAGCCGCTGATGGCAGCTTCGATGTCATCATCGTCGACAGCACCGATCCGATCGGCGTGGGCGAAGTGCTGTTTACGGATGATTTCTATCAGAATGCAGCCCGTATCCTGACCGCCCGCGGTCTGATCGTGAACCAGTGCGGCGTGCCCTTCATGCAGGCTGATGAATTGCGTGAAACCAGCCTGCGTCGCCGCAACTTCTTCCCCCGCGTGGGTGCCTATGTCGCAGCCGTTCCGACCTATGTCGGCGGTTTCATGACTTTGGGCTTCGCGACCAAGGATGCTGATTTTACACAGGCCGATCTGGAAACAGTGCGTGCCCGTGCCCAGGCGGCAGGGATCGCCAACACACGCTATTGGACGCCGGAAGTGCATGTCGGCAGCTTCTATCTGCCGCCCTACATTGCCGAGCAGCTGCCTGCCTGA
- the dksA gene encoding RNA polymerase-binding protein DksA — MVTLPPDYRPSEAEEFMNPLHVEYFRQKLLRWRADLLREADDTLASLSEGGIHEADITDRASVETDRALELRTRDRARKLISKIDQAMQRIESGTYGYCEETGEPIGLKRLEARPIATLSLEAQERHERMERVHRDD; from the coding sequence ATGGTGACGCTTCCACCGGACTACAGGCCTTCCGAGGCCGAAGAATTCATGAACCCGCTTCATGTTGAGTATTTTCGACAGAAATTGTTACGCTGGCGGGCCGATCTGCTCCGGGAAGCCGACGATACACTGGCGAGCCTTTCCGAAGGCGGCATCCATGAGGCCGATATTACCGATCGTGCCAGTGTGGAGACGGATCGTGCGCTTGAGCTGCGCACCCGGGACCGGGCCAGAAAGCTGATCTCCAAGATTGATCAGGCGATGCAGCGGATCGAGAGCGGTACCTACGGTTATTGCGAGGAAACCGGCGAGCCGATCGGGCTGAAACGTCTGGAAGCCCGTCCCATTGCCACCCTGTCGCTCGAAGCTCAGGAACGGCATGAGCGCATGGAGCGAGTTCACCGCGACGATTGA
- a CDS encoding glycosyltransferase family 4 protein: MTDITLKARFAHDAKAAEEEAGQVFSTLMASSGQNSRIVIDGMSLPAFHHLPPSDLRCLTPLIHHPGAAGQRGDCSGPDMNVQQAEQTVLSAVSHVVVTLEQTRGRLIREYGVADAQISVVESGFAAYAPAPGTRNRDNSSPCEILSVGTLVKRKGYDVLLKALARLTDLSWQLTIAGNTQRDPAYVDVIREQAEQAGLSSRVRLLSCPGHGALQTLWDAADLYAQASWWDGPLSAALQSLRRGIPLAITASQEAAMKLPLNAGALCAPGDYETLSKVLRRLIFDDSLRKSYATAAWNFGSGLPGWDMQAQAFIHALPPTGF; encoded by the coding sequence GTGACTGATATCACCCTGAAGGCCCGCTTTGCCCATGATGCCAAGGCGGCAGAAGAAGAAGCCGGACAGGTCTTTTCCACCCTGATGGCATCGTCCGGTCAGAACAGCCGCATCGTGATTGATGGCATGTCCCTGCCCGCTTTTCATCATCTCCCTCCCTCTGACCTGCGTTGCCTGACGCCACTGATCCATCATCCCGGTGCAGCTGGTCAGCGCGGCGATTGTTCTGGGCCTGACATGAATGTCCAACAGGCGGAACAGACGGTTCTGTCAGCCGTATCCCATGTCGTGGTGACACTTGAGCAGACACGCGGCCGCCTGATCAGGGAATACGGAGTGGCCGATGCGCAGATCAGCGTCGTGGAAAGCGGCTTTGCCGCCTATGCCCCGGCGCCCGGCACACGCAACCGGGATAACAGCAGCCCCTGCGAAATTCTTTCTGTCGGCACGCTCGTCAAACGGAAAGGATATGATGTCCTGCTGAAAGCCCTTGCGCGACTGACCGATCTCTCCTGGCAGCTGACTATTGCAGGCAACACCCAGCGCGATCCGGCCTATGTGGACGTGATCCGCGAACAGGCGGAGCAGGCAGGTCTTTCCTCCCGCGTGAGGCTGCTCTCCTGCCCCGGACATGGGGCTTTGCAGACATTATGGGATGCTGCTGATCTTTACGCTCAGGCGTCATGGTGGGATGGACCGCTCTCGGCAGCCCTGCAATCGCTGCGGCGCGGTATTCCGCTGGCCATCACAGCCTCGCAAGAGGCAGCGATGAAGCTACCGCTGAATGCAGGTGCCCTTTGTGCCCCTGGTGATTACGAAACATTGTCCAAAGTGCTACGGCGCCTGATCTTCGATGATTCACTCAGAAAATCTTACGCCACAGCCGCCTGGAATTTCGGCAGCGGACTGCCGGGCTGGGATATGCAGGCACAGGCCTTTATCCATGCGCTGCCGCCGACGGGCTTTTGA
- a CDS encoding UPF0262 family protein translates to MSAKQDDTQPIQAASKRLLKVILEGEALTRLSPLQEMDRAQAVADLEAENVFSLERPLPGMTPVSEQGPYVLHLSIQEGRLIFDIRRQDDTFLTVLALALGPFRRLIKDYHLLVDSYVKAVQEAREARIQAIDMGRRGLHNEGAELMRHRLNGKISIDFETARRLFTLVCVLHQRI, encoded by the coding sequence ATGAGCGCAAAGCAGGACGACACGCAACCGATACAGGCCGCCTCCAAAAGACTGCTGAAAGTCATTCTGGAGGGAGAAGCCCTGACCAGACTCTCGCCTTTACAGGAGATGGACCGCGCTCAGGCTGTCGCCGATCTGGAAGCCGAAAACGTGTTTTCACTTGAACGCCCGCTCCCCGGTATGACACCCGTCAGTGAACAAGGTCCCTATGTGCTTCATCTGTCCATTCAGGAAGGACGCCTGATCTTCGATATCCGTCGACAGGATGATACCTTTCTGACCGTGCTGGCCCTTGCACTGGGACCGTTCCGCAGGCTCATCAAGGATTATCATCTGCTGGTCGACAGCTATGTAAAGGCTGTGCAGGAGGCAAGGGAAGCGCGAATTCAGGCGATTGATATGGGACGTCGCGGCCTGCACAATGAGGGGGCCGAACTGATGCGACACCGCCTGAATGGCAAGATTTCAATCGACTTTGAAACGGCCCGCCGATTATTCACATTGGTATGCGTGCTGCATCAGCGCATCTGA
- the mtnA gene encoding S-methyl-5-thioribose-1-phosphate isomerase, whose amino-acid sequence MKIDGTPYRSVWVDDDGWSVRIIDQTKLPWSVDLLRLSRLDQVAHAIRSMQVRGAPLIGAVAAYGLCLALRDNATTDAMERAAVLLAETRPTAVNLRWAIDRMLARLRTTSEADRVAIAYDEAAAIADEDAAQNEAIGRHGLELIRDRVRPGQPVNILTHCNAGWLATVDWGTALAPIYMAHEEGIDVHVWVDETRPRNQGALLTAFELGKHGVPYTLICDNAGGHLMQHGKVDLCITGADRVTRNGDAANKIGTYLKALAAKDNGIPFWVALPSSTLDWSIRDGVKEIEIEERSATEVTTMSGRAMDGSVMTVRITPKDSPAANPAFDVTPARLLSGLITERGRCEASEEGLLSLYPDYRI is encoded by the coding sequence ATGAAGATTGATGGCACGCCTTACCGCAGCGTGTGGGTGGATGATGATGGATGGAGCGTCCGTATTATTGATCAGACCAAACTACCCTGGAGCGTCGATCTGCTTCGGCTGTCACGGCTGGATCAGGTTGCTCACGCGATCCGGTCCATGCAGGTGCGGGGCGCACCACTGATTGGAGCCGTGGCTGCATACGGGTTGTGCCTTGCACTGCGCGACAATGCCACCACTGATGCGATGGAGCGCGCTGCGGTCCTGCTGGCGGAAACACGCCCCACCGCCGTCAACCTGCGCTGGGCCATTGATCGTATGCTGGCCCGGCTGCGCACAACCTCGGAAGCCGATCGCGTCGCCATCGCCTATGATGAGGCCGCCGCCATTGCCGATGAAGATGCAGCCCAGAACGAGGCCATCGGCAGGCATGGTCTGGAACTGATCCGCGACCGTGTCCGTCCCGGACAACCCGTCAACATCCTGACCCACTGCAATGCCGGCTGGCTTGCCACTGTCGATTGGGGAACCGCTCTCGCCCCCATCTACATGGCGCATGAGGAAGGCATCGACGTGCATGTATGGGTCGATGAAACCCGCCCCCGTAATCAGGGAGCGCTGCTGACCGCTTTTGAACTCGGCAAACACGGTGTTCCATACACACTGATCTGCGATAATGCCGGCGGCCATCTGATGCAGCATGGCAAGGTTGATCTGTGCATCACCGGCGCAGACCGTGTCACCCGTAACGGCGATGCCGCCAACAAGATCGGCACGTATCTGAAGGCGCTGGCGGCAAAAGATAATGGCATACCCTTCTGGGTGGCACTCCCTTCTTCCACGCTTGACTGGTCGATCCGCGATGGCGTGAAGGAAATTGAGATCGAGGAACGTTCCGCTACCGAGGTCACGACCATGAGCGGTCGCGCCATGGATGGCAGTGTCATGACCGTACGCATTACGCCGAAAGACAGCCCGGCCGCCAACCCCGCTTTCGATGTCACTCCGGCCCGGCTGCTGAGCGGATTGATCACCGAACGAGGGCGCTGTGAAGCATCCGAAGAAGGGTTGCTCAGCCTGTATCCGGACTATCGCATCTGA
- a CDS encoding DUF2272 domain-containing protein, which yields MRASVGAASVACLLMLTACSSSRSSSGGGAGSSATGAYTAANEAHIPDFARMHFAPFNRADAIGLASAEWRAFGSEVHDEPPGENPDMPPMLRPDRQPGLWEKVGLFWWLGQDADTTESLWSGAYTSTGTPLPDKDIHPWSAAFISYVMRIAGAGARFPYSASHSTYINIAKQMATGAQSGYAVIAERPGEYAPVPGDLICTGRGKAERLTYDSLPTGGFPSHCDIIVAARPGELSVIGGNVAYSVSMKHVPTTPSGMIATPDGQSVDPRYPWFVVLRVTYDQ from the coding sequence ATGCGCGCCTCGGTCGGAGCCGCCTCTGTAGCGTGTCTCCTGATGCTGACAGCCTGCTCCTCCTCCAGATCGAGCTCTGGTGGAGGAGCAGGTTCATCGGCGACAGGGGCCTATACTGCCGCCAATGAGGCGCATATACCCGATTTCGCACGCATGCATTTCGCTCCGTTCAACCGTGCCGATGCCATTGGTCTGGCTTCAGCAGAATGGCGTGCATTCGGCAGTGAAGTTCATGATGAACCGCCAGGCGAGAATCCTGATATGCCGCCCATGCTGCGACCGGACCGGCAGCCCGGATTATGGGAGAAAGTCGGACTGTTCTGGTGGCTCGGGCAGGATGCCGATACCACCGAAAGTCTCTGGTCGGGGGCCTATACCAGCACAGGGACGCCACTGCCCGACAAGGATATTCATCCCTGGTCAGCCGCCTTTATTTCCTATGTCATGCGTATCGCAGGGGCAGGTGCACGGTTTCCGTATTCTGCCTCTCATTCCACCTATATCAATATCGCCAAACAGATGGCGACCGGCGCGCAGAGCGGCTACGCCGTGATTGCCGAACGTCCGGGAGAATACGCACCGGTTCCCGGCGATCTGATCTGCACAGGGCGCGGCAAGGCAGAGCGTCTGACTTATGATTCTCTCCCGACTGGCGGCTTCCCCAGCCATTGCGACATCATTGTCGCTGCCCGTCCCGGAGAACTCTCTGTCATCGGCGGGAATGTCGCCTATTCCGTGTCCATGAAACACGTGCCGACCACACCATCCGGCATGATCGCCACACCGGACGGGCAGTCGGTTGACCCACGTTATCCATGGTTCGTCGTACTGCGCGTAACCTATGATCAATAA
- a CDS encoding rhodanese-like domain-containing protein, whose protein sequence is MVDNVPVVDAWSALKTDPEARLVDVRTDVEWVFVGIPDLSSVQQKPALINWQVYPQMQVNPRFVDELRQAGLTPEHHIYFLCRSGARSMAAAIAAREAGYEHVYNIAEGFEGPVDANGHRGVAAGWKAEGLPWQQR, encoded by the coding sequence ATGGTGGATAATGTCCCGGTGGTCGATGCCTGGTCGGCCCTGAAAACCGACCCCGAAGCACGTCTGGTGGATGTGCGTACGGATGTGGAATGGGTGTTTGTCGGCATCCCCGATCTTTCCTCTGTCCAGCAGAAACCGGCTCTGATCAACTGGCAGGTCTATCCGCAGATGCAGGTGAATCCGCGTTTCGTCGATGAGTTGCGTCAGGCCGGGCTGACGCCGGAACATCACATCTATTTTCTCTGCCGCAGTGGTGCCCGGAGCATGGCGGCTGCCATTGCTGCACGGGAGGCCGGTTACGAGCATGTGTATAATATAGCGGAAGGATTTGAAGGCCCCGTCGATGCAAATGGCCATCGTGGCGTTGCCGCCGGATGGAAAGCTGAAGGTCTGCCCTGGCAGCAGCGTTAA